In a genomic window of Styela clava chromosome 7, kaStyClav1.hap1.2, whole genome shotgun sequence:
- the LOC120327524 gene encoding mediator of RNA polymerase II transcription subunit 23-like — MSIDSRLEKVFDDALKTDTIVNVFAGFVRLTPEDHDKRLRACLSQFQEMTREIAPEDCVSGLLNFFHKQTVLRHINFVADMIKICLKDSILPTKTVLQRLIPHEMLKHNRRVHWCKTFEILKEYIHLIEYKGCRDILHLVLLKLKNVPTTSWSEMTEQMNAIIDVIEYLLDPEACLLPGYLAVNEIRQYSGEDQPSGHWSLSGKVAEFVDRFRATATMVSTTGRSHLLPVVFHFSVPLTTTWKLDHETLRFTTKGQLPYDRSLYQRQTKLLRYILEQPYSRDMVCHVLNLQKQQKQRCEALETELVDLVVSTMERTSEIENLDEKDDAYRIIHLQWQHLSSQVIYFVLLQFAVFPRMVENFYQKLSSRNVKNGRDHLMWVLLQFISGSIQKNPLSDFLPIIKLMNLLYSERQPLPEPDITKPFSTHKFAAICILMHLNRKAQSDNQQQENASSNSSSGSISTTSKTAQFQHCAIPVSLQKHHEYLQRCLESKNNSLQDYAIALICNACSTTTELFNGPINSLVDSIYGDSTTTPLPGENCVAFAKTTPLSMSLLDSLTVHTKMSLIHHIVVKVMNLAQNNSNVALSPAVVETYSRLLVYMETESLGVKGLISQVFPKVLQNNSLGILNTLLEMFSYRLHHIQPQYRIQLLTNLHRVAAEPNTDHNQLQICVESTALRMITALSNADVKPQLSRFTSEPKQIISKESEELNRALVLTLARSIHITGAETISGSWCNDILKAILEETPHRWASHTLKCFPRSLQIFYQHNQIECTNKETLKNNVEDEYRKWGQVISKSAQPGNSNSNSNAAVSESDALAYFTMDGSPPFFLCLLWKILTLDRKPSLVCHNILTVIGRRKLSTHVRTFSDFLVHEFSLDGGSHVKRYIPIVRDMILKYNLVFLDQLILCLALRCNEGNEAQVAFFIIQYLLMKPDDFRARVHSFVQDTKSAEHWTLDDWHVKHMNYHRKFPEKFYFEGLKSSATEGEEEEKSSDSSQQYLPVYFGNLTLRFLPVFDLVVHRFLELMPVTNSLETLLAHLGPLYKFHEQPITYLFNTLHYYEARLRDRHSLKKTLVSTIIGSMNDTKPQNWALSEQYLNYAAQQDNWKPENNYFCMLVRRLVDTIDGKHPAPFPACDWRFNEFPNAAAHALHVTCVELMALPMQPESVGLALMEVVLKMQSVIERKYVMMWTNAVALLLTTLPEIYWKPLHTELVNVIQSPALNSSAVGMTEYPYYLLKFSDQHLSFSDHSCTRLLALTHVVWHHMGIGQLSLVPQFLKEQVKPNVMTELQLLYVFHLIGPFLPRFQHERTRCMIDVAVVLYDMLLQVSENCDDIRFMDEIADFLYHLKYMHIGIAINNQVEGIIDRLKPGMRKRLRFIIHTASAKEQFRSPSAPSSASHGDGT, encoded by the coding sequence ATGTCTATTGATAGTAGACTTGAAAAAGTTTTCGACGACGCATTGAAGACAGATACAATAGTGAATGTTTTTGCTGGATTTGTTCGTTTAACTCCAGAAGACCATGACAAACGGCTCCGTGCATGCCTTTCTCAATTTCAAGAAATGACCCGAGAGATTGCGCCCGAAGATTGTGTGTCTGGTTTGTTGAATTTTTTCCATAAACAAACTGTTTTACGTCACATAAATTTTGTAGCGGACATgatcaaaatttgtttgaagGATTCGATACTACCTACCAAAACAGTTCTGCAGCGTTTAATTCCTCATGAAATGTTGAAACATAATCGTCGTGTTCATTGGTGCAAAACGTTTGAAATTTTAAAGgaatatattcatttaattgaaTATAAAGGATGTCGTGATATTCTGCATCTAGTTCTGTTGAAGTTGAAAAATGTACCGACAACCTCTTGGTCTGAAATGACAGAACAAATGAATGCTATAATTGATGTAATTGAATACCTATTGGATCCAGAAGCTTGTCTATTACCAGGGTATTTAGCCGTTAATGAGATTCGTCAATATTCTGGGGAGGACCAACCATCCGGTCATTGGAGTCTATCAGGGAAAGTCGCGGAGTTTGTAGACAGATTTCGTGCAACGGCGACCATGGTTTCCACAACAGGACGGTCACATCTTTTGCcggttgtttttcatttttctgttCCGTTAACGACCACTTGGAAACTTGATCATGAGACTTTGAGATTCACAACGAAAGGACAACTTCCGTATGATAGAAGTTTATATCAACGCCAAACGAAGCTCTTGAGATACATTCTTGAGCAGCCGTATTCAAGAGATATGGTGTGTCATGTTCTGAATCTTCAAAAACAGCAAAAGCAAAGATGCGAAGCGTTAGAAACAGAACTGGTTGATTTAGTTGTCAGCACAATGGAACGAACTAGTGAAATCGAAAATTTAGATGAAAAGGACGATGCTTATCGTATAATACATTTACAATGGCAACATTTATCAAGTCAGGTGATCTACTTTGTTCTTTTGCAATTCGCAGTTTTCCCAAGaatggttgaaaatttttatcaGAAACTTTCATCAAGAAATGTCAAAAATGGACGTGATCATTTAATGTGGGTCTtgcttcaatttatttcagGAAGCATTCAAAAAAATCCACTCAGCGATTTTCTTCCGATTATAAAGTTGATGAATTTGTTGTATTCTGAACGTCAACCTCTTCCAGAACCTGATATAACGAAGCCGTTCAGCACACATAAGTTTGCTGCAATTTGCATTTTAATGCATTTGAACAGGAAAGCCCAGAGTGATAatcaacaacaagaaaatgCAAGTTCTAACAGCTCTTCGGGGTCTATTAGCACCACGTCCAAAACTGCACAATTTCAACATTGTGCGATACCAGTATCATTACAAAAACACCACGAGTATTTGCAGCGTTGTTTGGAATCAAAGAACAACAGTTTGCAAGACTATGCGATCGCTCTGATATGTAACGCTTGTAGCACGACAACAGAACTTTTCAACGGACCTATTAACTCTCTAGTTGACAGTATTTATGGAGATTCGACTACGACACCTTTACCCGGAGAAAACTGCGTAGCTTTTGCTAAAACAACACCACTTTCAATGAGTCTCCTCGATTCTTTAACTGTTCACACAAAAATGAGTTTGATTCATCATATTGTGGTCAAAGTTATGAATTTGGCGCAGAATAATTCGAACGTGGCTTTGTCACCTGCAGTGGTAGAGACGTACAGTCGATTGTTGGTTTACATGGAAACGGAATCGCTTGGGGTCAAAGGTCTTATTAGTCAAGTATTTCCGAaagttttacaaaataactCACTCGGTATTTTgaatactttattggaaatgtTCAGCTATCGTTTGCATCATATTCAACCTCAATATCGCATCCAATTATTGACAAATTTACACCGGGTAGCAGCAGAGCCTAATACTGATCATAACCAGTTACAAATTTGCGTAGAAAGTACTGCATTACGAATGATCACAGCATTGTCCAACGCAGATGTTAAGCCACAATTATCACGATTCACGAGTGAACCGAAACAAATAATTTCCAAAGAATCGGAGGAACTTAACCGTGCATTAGTGCTCACACTTGCAAGATCAATACATATCACAGGGGCCGAGACAATTTCTGGATCGTGGTGTAACGATATTCTGAAAGCAATTTTGGAAGAAACTCCACATAGATGGGCTTCACATACTTTGAAATGTTTTCCACGTagtttacaaatattttatcaacatAACCAAATCGAATGTACGAATAAAGAAACGTTAAAAAATAATGTCGAAGACGAATATCGAAAATGGGGCCAAGTTATTAGTAAAAGTGCCCAACCTGGCAATTCGAATAGCAACAGCAATGCAGCAGTAAGCGAAAGTGACGCTTTAGCGTATTTCACTATGGATGGCTCACCTCCGTTCTTTCTGTGTCTGTTATGGAAGATTCTAACTTTAGACAGAAAGCCTTCACTGGTTTGTCACAATATTCTAACTGTCATTGGACGTCGAAAATTATCAACACATGTGCGaactttttcagattttttggTGCACGAGTTCTCACTAGATGGTGGTAGTCATGTAAAACGATACATTCCAATTGTGCGAGATATGATTTTGAAATACAATCTGGTATTTCTGGACCAACTAATTTTATGCTTGGCTTTGCGTTGCAATGAAGGAAATGAAGCGCAGGTTGCTTTCTTTATTATTCAGTACTTGTTGATGAAGCCGGATGATTTCCGTGCGAGAGTTCATTCATTTGTACAAGACACAAAATCTGCGGAACATTGGACGCTAGATGACTGGCATGTCAAACATATGAATTATCATCGAAAATTTCCtgagaaattttatttcgaagGTTTGAAATCTTCGGCCACTGAGGgcgaagaagaagaaaaaagcTCGGATTCTTCTCAGCAATATTTGCCGGTTTATTTTGGAAACTTGACTTTGAGATTTCTTCCAGTTTTCGATTTAGTTGTTCATCGATTTTTGGAATTAATGCCGGTAACGAATTCGTTAGAAACATTACTTGCTCATCTTGGTCCGTTGTATAAATTCCATGAACAACCAATTACGTATTTATTCAATACATTGCATTATTATGAAGCTAGATTACGCGATCGTCATAGTTTGAAAAAAACTCTTGTTTCGACAATTATAGGATCAATGAATGATACAAAACCGCAGAACTGGGCATTATCTGAGCAATACTTGAATTACGCTGCTCAACAAGACAATTGGAAACctgaaaacaattatttttgtatgttaGTGAGACGTCTTGTTGATACAATTGATGGGAAACATCCAGCTCCGTTTCCAGCTTGCGATTGGCGCTTTAATGAATTTCCAAACGCCGCTGCTCATGCTCTTCACGTCACTTGTGTTGAGTTGATGGCTTTACCAATGCAACCTGAATCTGTTGGTCTGGCTTTAATGGAAGTTGTTCTCAAAATGCAATCTGTGATAGAGCGCAAATATGTAATGATGTGGACCAATGCTGTTGCTCTTTTACTCACAACTTTACCGGAAATTTACTGGAAACCGTTACACACAGAATTAGTGAATGTAATACAATCACCAGCACTGAATTCTTCTGCAGTCGGCATGACAGAGTACCCGTATTACTTGCTTAAATTTTCCGATCAGCACTTGTCTTTTTCTGACCATTCTTGCACGCGTTTACTCGCTCTTACTCACGTAGTGTGGCATCATATGGGAATCGGACAGCTCTCACTCGTTCCGCAGTTTTTAAAAGAACAAGTCAAACCTAACGTAATGACAGAACTTCAACTTTTGTATGTCTTTCATCTGATCGGGCCGTTTTTGCCGAGGTTTCAGCATGAGCGAACACGATGTATGATTGACGTAGCAGTGGTTTTATACGACATGCTCTTGCAAGTCAGCGAAAATTGTGATGACATACGTTTCATGGATGAAATTGCCGACTTCTTATATCATCTCAAGTACATGCATATTGGAATAGCGATTAATAATCAAGTAGAAGGTATTATTGATCGTTTGAAACCAGGCATGCGGAAAAGATTAAGGTTCATCATCCACACCGCAAGTGCCAAAGAACAGTTCAGAAGTCCGAGTGCACCGTCCTCTGCTAGTCACGGTGATGGGACCTAA